Genomic DNA from Ornithorhynchus anatinus isolate Pmale09 chromosome 14, mOrnAna1.pri.v4, whole genome shotgun sequence:
TCTGTCACCGGTAGAATCTCGGAAGAGGTCTTGGGGCTCTCGTGTGAACCGCGTAGCCCGTCGACCCGTTCAAGGTGTGTCGTGTTGCGGCCGCGATCGCTCGGAGCCCGCCGACTTGTCTTTTCACCGTGTCTCACGTGTCTCAGTCCCATCGGCCCTGTGGTATGTCAGACATTCTTACTGTGGAAacctcttcccacccttcccccgcccccccccccccccaaaaaaaacccatatAGGCTCCGAAGCCCAAGAACCATCTGTTTAACTTGCAACTCAAAGCCGGATCGATCGGACCTTTTGCGCCTCCTAGACTTTGAAGGCCGGATCGGCGGGAAACCCGAAGCCACGGCAagactcccctttcctctttcctttggtTCAGCGGCTTGCCACGCTCTTTCATCCGGAAGGTCTCTTCTCCTCCGTAGTGATCTCACCTCACAGGAGGGTTTtcattctctgtttctcagaCCTGGTCCTGCAGACGGGAAGGAACGCGGACACGCCGACCCGATCGCAGGCTCTGCGGGACCGCCATGGCTTTTGATGACTCCGGGAAGAAAGAAGGTATGACCCCTTAGTCGGAGAAGCCTCCCGAAGCGGGTACTCTCCGCAGCCTCACGGAGTTACGAGAGACCGGGACTGGGGACGATATCCTGCTCTTTTCCGGAATAGTCAGAGCCCAGCCCGgaggccgccgggcccggcctcgaCGCCACCGTCAGCTCTCGCTGGGCCCCGGGACCGGGGGCCTCCGTCTCGGCCCCCGCATCGCTCCTGGTCCTCGCCGGCTCCGGCGAGCAAGAGCCTGGGTGTGGGAGTCGGCCCTTGGCCTCCCGAACGACAGCACCgcctcctcacccctctccttctGGGCCCGCCCTCTGCGGTTCACCTGGCCGTTGCCAAATCCAGCAGAGACCTGGCCTCAGAGTGGATGTAGCGTGGCAGTGGAAAGCATTAATCCCTCCAGCAGAGCCGTTGCCTACAACCAAGACTTTGAGAAGCCTGGACTCTTGGGTCCGTGGATCCGATCCCTGTGTTCCGGTTGGTCTAACGAACTGTCGTTTTGAGGCGGAAGGCCTGCTGCGTTTTGTGCTTGTGTGGTGATGTGGTTACGTTTCTCCTCacccgactttttttttttctccccccccccccccccccccccccccccccgcctctgtctcttcctctttgaTGTGCGGCGGCTGCTAGATTGTTTTGATGGTGACCGGAGCTTCGAGGACACAGGTCTGGCAGCAGGCAGAAGCCAACGCGAGAAGAAGCGTTCTTACAAGGATCTgttgagggaagaagaggagattgCGGCTCAGGTCAGGACGTCCTCCAAGAAGAGGTTGAAGGTGAGAAGTGCCGGAGTTTGGGGGTAACGCCAGAGGGGACGGGCTTTTCACCAGACCGTTCCAAATGTTACGGCGGGCCGCCGGAGGGGTTCTTCCATTTTGGCCCCCGGTTTCGGTTTTTGTCTTTCTGTGATAGTTTGTGGTTTTTTTCCGGCAGTGTTTTTATTCTCGTTAGGATCCAGCCTGCTCTGTTTTCCGACCCTCGGAGGACCGGGAACCGAAGCTTGTTCTCGGTGGGGAAGAAGTTCACGCGGAGTCGATTGGTTCCTGTCTGCGGTTCCGCCTCGCTCTGTTATCATTGGCTTGTCCTCTCCTCTGATTGCAGGATAGTGACCTCTTCTTCCTGGGGACGGACACTCacaagaagaagaggaagcaCTCTTCGGATGACTTCTACTatggaggtgaggggtgggggagcgacGGAGCGGAGGGGCGGACTCCCCTCCCGGTTGTCGGAGTCGGGTTAGGGGAAAGGGCTCTAGATGTTGCTGACTCGGTGGCCTATTTAACAGGACAGTGGTTCTTGTTCTGAGTGCCGATAAAccggtgtggaggaggagagaggtggagggctGGTATTTTTGGAGGATTCAGCATAGAAGAACGGTCTTCATTTTGAAACACCAGGTACCaggttccttctcccctctcctctccccccagccccaaaccactcACTCCTCTTTTGCCCAGTCTCGATCGTCTGGCGGTCCCTTCCGCCGTGTGAGGCCTTGGAGCCCCCGGCCCGCACCTGGTCTCGTCTCCCTAGGGGAACGTGTCCCTCGCTCGTCGTCTCGCGGGTGAGGCCGGTTTTTCTTCGCTGAGGTGCCAACGTGGCTGAAGGgcctaacccttctccttcattcattcgtacgtCAGAGCGCTCACTCCAAAATGGGTTGTGGCCTGGGCGCAAAGACAAGCGGTACTCGGAATTCCAAACCGTAACTCACCTTACTCCCCACAGCCGTTGCCCTCCGTCTGGGTGCGGTCCCTTACGTGGCCGTGTGAAGAATCAGTGGAAGCGACTCCAGTGGCAGGCTGGCTCCCGGTTTCGGGAGCAGCGGTGCTACTGAGCCGGGAATGCCTCggcagtgctctctctctctcccccctgtcctcctccctctttccctccctctctctctctctctctctcaatgctGGGACCATTCTGGaagacttccctccctcccatccctccccatcgGCCTCTGCCTCTCGCCGGTCGGGAGACTTCGGCGAGACGGGGAACGTGGTGGAAGTTTCCCGCCGCCGTTTCACCGCGGCCTTCCTCTTGGACTTTTTTTCAGACCTTTCGCCTCTGGAGCCGtcacagaagaaaaagaaaaaggcggTCTCCAGCCCGCCGTCCACCGACACGGCCATGGACCTGCTGAAGGCCATCACTTCGCCGCTGGCCACGGGCTCCAAGCCCTCCCGCAAGACCGGAGAgaaatcctccttctcctccttcagttCCTCGAGCTACTCGGAAAGCAAGAAGGAGCACCACAGGAAGAAAGGCAGCGGAAGCAGCGGAGAGCTCTCCCTAGACGACGGCGGCGGCTACCACAAGTCCAAAAAAATGAAGCCGCTGTACGTGAACACGGAGACGCTGACCTTGCGGGAGCCGGACGGCTTGAAGATGAAGCTCATCCTGTCGCCCAAGGAGAAGGGAGGCGGCGCAGCCGACGACGAGGCCTTTCCCTACCCTCCCGCCCAAGGCGCCGCCAAAAAATCCTCCAAGAAGTCGGCGCGGGACGAGCAAGGCGCTTTCCTCCTGGGCCACGAACTGCAGAGCTTTCTGAAGACCACCCGGAAGAAGCACAGGTCGGTCTCGGACCCACACCCgcctccccatcccgcccccgaAGACTTCAGGGCGGACGCCTCCCTCTTCTCGGAACGGCACGGGGCCGACTACGAGCTCTCCGGCCTGGAACCGGGCCCGGAGTCGGCCTCCTCCTCGGGCGGGGAGCTCGAGGCCGGGGAGCTAGTCATTGACGACTCGTACCGCGAgatcaagaagaagaagaagtccaAGAAGAGCAAGAAGAAGAAGGACAAGGAGAAGCACAAGGAGAGGAGGCACTCCAAGTCCAAAAGAAGTGCAGGGGTCTCCTCCGGGGGATCGGCGGGCGACGAAGTCACCGTggcccccaggcccccccccagcaccccctcctaccccctcgccgcacctcctcctccttcttcccctccccctccccctcctcctcctcctccccccccgccgccggtcTTCCATCCAGACGGACAgagtgagaagaagaagaagaaagaagagcggGAGAAAGAGAAGACCGAAAAAATCGAAAAGGTAAAGAGCGGAATCGAGCAGGGTTGTCCCCTTCGGTTGAGTTGCTGGAAATTTCAAGGAAAAGACTCGGCAGATTGAATGCAGAATGGGAACTACCCCACTAAGGCCTTCCTATATAAAGTGGACACTCTCAGAGAGCTATTTACTCCGGGGTTTAGTGAcgataatagtatttaaatgcttactatgcgccaggcactgtgctaagccctggggtgggtacaagcaaatcgcgttggacacagtcccttgtcctgtataaggctcacagtcttaatccccattttacagatgaggtaactgaggcccagggaagggaagtgacttggccggggccacgcagcggagaagtggcagagccgggaatagaacccatgaccttttgactcccaggcccgggctgtagccgctGTGCCGGGCTATAGTCCCCGACCCACAGTGAGCACCCGGCAaatgcctaaataataataataacaataatgatagtgttaCCCATCGAGCGGCAGAGGCTATGGGGGGCTGGCTACCTACAGATGTCCTGTatataatgatgacggtattcgttaagcgcttactgtgtgccgagcactgttctaagcgccgcaaAGAAGGTGCCACCGTAGGTGAAGCGGGCACGCAAATGTCCGGAAAGGCCAATGCGGGGGCCCAGAGGTCCGCCGTGCGGTCCACAGGCGCAGCTGTAATGTGGTGTTTATCGTTAGCGGGGCggtgttctctctcccctctttggcTCTCGTTCCTCCTGAAGCTTTTGCTCCAAGAGAGTCACtgggagtgtaagctcgttgtgggcagggaatgggtctgttatagtctatcgtactctcccgagcgctcagtacagtgctccgcacgcagtaagggctcggtaaatacgaccgattgaccggactctcccaagggagTAAAATCCACTGTCCTCTGCCCTCTGGCAGGTTGTTTGTATGAGGTCCGCGGAGAGAAGGTTGGGTGTTCATCTGGGAAAGATCGGAATAAGTAAATGGGGGTCCCCACCGTCCGGGAAGGGAACGGTATCTTCACCGAGACGCTCCCATCAGCATTTTCTACTGAAGGACCTGATATCCTCAGCTGGCAATGGGGCTTTTCCGGTCCCTTCTTTCCTGCCTTTACAAATCGGAGTAAAAATATTTGGCCTTTGgttttttcagaaaatgaaataCTGGCTCAGGGTCTGTCCTGACTGCGTCGTCCCAGGCCTCACGTCTGGGTGGCTCGCAAAGCCGGCGGGCGGTCGGGGGAGAATGGAGGTGGAGGGACTAGGGAGCTTCAGTGGTTATCCCCAGTAAAgtgaccctttttttaaaaaaaaaaaacaaactataaTTCAGAATACCACAAAGCAACAACTCAAAAACACGACCCAAAAACTTCATTCCTGAATTAAGAGGTGAGGATATCAGTTTTCCGCATAGGGTTTGTCAAATACAGGTGGAGAAGTTATGCTTAGCCATCATTCTGCCTGTCGGTTGGACGGTTTGTCGGTTTTTGCCTATCTTGAGCGGCGAAGAGGGAGTGCAGTGACACTTGGGGAAATCTTGCAGTACTTTAGAATttcattgggaaaaaaaagatcaaaaCAAAAACCAGGGCTGCTGCCGAAATGTGTGTTTGGTGGGTTTTTGTTTCGTATTTCGTTTGGACTTGACCGAATGACGATCCGTAGAAACCTctgctctgccttcccctcctcccgctgGCCCCAGCGACGGCTGAGGCGGAAGAGGGGCGGGAGACGGAGAAGCCGCGCGGAGGGAGGGAGCCGTGCTCGTTCCCGGACTCCTCTCGCCGTCGCCCAGCCCGGACCTGCCGCCCTCCCGTCGGGAGGAGCCCGGCCGGCCGGTGGTCCGAGTCCTGCGGCTACTGAGGTAGCCGTAGTCCAACAGGACACTTTCCCAAAATACCctttgatccttttttttttttttttaaacacctgTAATTTACAGGTAGCGGTGATATCTGAGaaaacggtactcgttaagcacttaatatgtgccaagcactgctctaagctgaTTGAGCATTTGCCCTATTCTAATCTCATTTGGGGAGCCACCTCTCGAATTTATGTGTAGAATTTCCATTATCCCGTGCAGGTCTGGGAGGTAAATAGCGGTTTGCACCCATTTTGCATCTGGTGAAACGGTCTCCGGAGCGCGGCAGTGTCCTAAGGAAACAGCGGTGACGGTGTTAACACGAGGTCCCGTTCAGGGCTCTGGGGAATCCCACTCAGTCTTCAGGGCAAGGAAGTGCCCTGTCTCACAGTTCCTGGCTTTTCCTGGAAGTGTTCTCGTGCTTCCTTCGTGGTCATAGCTACTCATGTGGGATCGGCTGTCTGCGCTTTCTCTCGCTGCCAAGAAAAGCATTCTGAGATGGCCTGCCCGGGGGACAAGGTGCACGTAAAGTCTGATTTTGTGTCTTTCAGCTCCTCTTCATCCCCTTGACGGTCCGGTTATCCGACCATCTTATTCTGGAGAGGATAGGATCATTGTCTCATCCCTAAGAGAATGGGCGCCGGTTCGCTTCCATTTCCGAGGAAATCGAACTACTCGGCCCCCCTTACCTGTTGGATGTGGTTTGCTCTCGTAATACCTTTCATCCGCAACCTGTTGAAAATGGGCTCTTGCAGGCAGAGGTTGGAATCCAGGAAGGTTGTTGAAGATTAACATTGAAAAGCCCAGTAGCTGTTTTCGCTTGCCTATGGTGCGAACCGGTTTACGTTGTGGTGCGCCTTAACCCTCTTGGGTCTGAACCCAGGCGTTAGTGCAGGAGAAAGCAAAG
This window encodes:
- the HMGXB4 gene encoding HMG domain-containing protein 4 isoform X1, with the translated sequence MAFDDSGKKEDCFDGDRSFEDTGLAAGRSQREKKRSYKDLLREEEEIAAQVRTSSKKRLKDSDLFFLGTDTHKKKRKHSSDDFYYGDLSPLEPSQKKKKKAVSSPPSTDTAMDLLKAITSPLATGSKPSRKTGEKSSFSSFSSSSYSESKKEHHRKKGSGSSGELSLDDGGGYHKSKKMKPLYVNTETLTLREPDGLKMKLILSPKEKGGGAADDEAFPYPPAQGAAKKSSKKSARDEQGAFLLGHELQSFLKTTRKKHRSVSDPHPPPHPAPEDFRADASLFSERHGADYELSGLEPGPESASSSGGELEAGELVIDDSYREIKKKKKSKKSKKKKDKEKHKERRHSKSKRSAGVSSGGSAGDEVTVAPRPPPSTPSYPLAAPPPPSSPPPPPPPPPPPPPPVFHPDGQSEKKKKKEEREKEKTEKIEKPKKKNMSAYQVFCKEYRVTIVAEHPGIDFGELSKKLAEVWKQLPEKDKLVWKQKAQYLQHKQNKAEATTVKRKAAGPEGSVKAKASPVGVLSPHKKSPASTVVFSSSPAKVPETEPIDVAAHLQLLGESLSLIGHRLQETEGMVAVSGSLSVLLDSIICALGPLACLTTQLPELNGCPKQVLSNTLDNIAYIMPGL
- the HMGXB4 gene encoding HMG domain-containing protein 4 isoform X2, with amino-acid sequence MAFDDSGKKEDCFDGDRSFEDTGLAAGRSQREKKRSYKDLLREEEEIAAQVRTSSKKRLKDSDLFFLGTDTHKKKRKHSSDDFYYGDLSPLEPSQKKKKKAVSSPPSTDTAMDLLKAITSPLATGSKPSRKTGEKSSFSSFSSSSYSESKKEHHRKKGSGSSGELSLDDGGGYHKSKKMKPLYVNTETLTLREPDGLKMKLILSPKEKGGGAADDEAFPYPPAQGAAKKSSKKSARDEQGAFLLGHELQSFLKTTRKKHRSVSDPHPPPHPAPEDFRADASLFSERHGADYELSGLEPGPESASSSGGELEAGELVIDDSYREIKKKKKSKKSKKKKDKEKHKERRHSKSKRSAGVSSGGSAGDEVTVAPRPPPSTPSYPLAAPPPPSSPPPPPPPPPPPPPPVFHPDGQSEKKKKKEEREKEKTEKIEKPKKKNMSAYQVFCKEYRVTIVAEHPGIDFGELSKKLAEVWKQLPEKDKLVWKQKAQYLQHKQNKAEATTVKRKAAGPEGSVKAKGVLSPHKKSPASTVVFSSSPAKVPETEPIDVAAHLQLLGESLSLIGHRLQETEGMVAVSGSLSVLLDSIICALGPLACLTTQLPELNGCPKQVLSNTLDNIAYIMPGL
- the HMGXB4 gene encoding HMG domain-containing protein 4 isoform X3, producing MDLLKAITSPLATGSKPSRKTGEKSSFSSFSSSSYSESKKEHHRKKGSGSSGELSLDDGGGYHKSKKMKPLYVNTETLTLREPDGLKMKLILSPKEKGGGAADDEAFPYPPAQGAAKKSSKKSARDEQGAFLLGHELQSFLKTTRKKHRSVSDPHPPPHPAPEDFRADASLFSERHGADYELSGLEPGPESASSSGGELEAGELVIDDSYREIKKKKKSKKSKKKKDKEKHKERRHSKSKRSAGVSSGGSAGDEVTVAPRPPPSTPSYPLAAPPPPSSPPPPPPPPPPPPPPVFHPDGQSEKKKKKEEREKEKTEKIEKPKKKNMSAYQVFCKEYRVTIVAEHPGIDFGELSKKLAEVWKQLPEKDKLVWKQKAQYLQHKQNKAEATTVKRKAAGPEGSVKAKASPVGVLSPHKKSPASTVVFSSSPAKVPETEPIDVAAHLQLLGESLSLIGHRLQETEGMVAVSGSLSVLLDSIICALGPLACLTTQLPELNGCPKQVLSNTLDNIAYIMPGL